In the Leptospiraceae bacterium genome, one interval contains:
- the gyrA gene encoding DNA gyrase subunit A, translating into MEDEKEVSTLTLSTSSRPDISEAIKNGVRVIRVEVEDQMKEAYLGYAMSVIVGRALPDIRDGLKPVHRRILHAMNERAWRSDRPYVKSAKIVGEVIGNYHPHGDFAVYDTLVRMVQDFSLRVPLIDGQGNFGSIDGDNAAAYRYTEAKLTKVAEELLRDIDKETVNFSPNFDDTKQQPDVLPANFPNLLVNGSSGIAVGMATNIPPHNLKECIAAVVEVIKNPEISIKELMKIIPGPDFPTSATVIGGEGLISAYTTGKGSIRIRSKVDIEQKDKGRECIVITEIPYQVNKKNLLEKIGELVNEKTIEGISEILDLSNRKGIRIEILIKKDANAQVILNQLFKLTQLQVSFGIIMLAILNNKPKIFNLKEILLEFAKHRNEVVRRRTTFDLRKAEERAHILEGLKIALDNIDEVIKTIRSSKNPPEAKVSLMEKFLLTEIQTDAILEMRLQRLTSLEVKKIIDELEQIRALIIDLKDILATPKRIDDIVCTELGEVSQKYGTNRKTEISLESVESSSFDAEDLIADEEVVIQLSQDQFIKRLPLDTFKRQKRGGKGVQGAGGSAKRDDVIKIIRIASTHETVMLFSNKGRAFIMKVFELPIGSKEARGKSLKAILSLNQDEIISSLCTFKEFNEDSLLMVTRKGIIKKCALKEFSNAKKSGIIAIGLRKDDGLIDVKLIKPEEDVVFASKNGLALRTNLSKLRSQGRTATGVTGMRLAENDILVGVTIVDEKSDLLVITENGYGKRMDYSEFSAKGRGGKGMTYLKITEKNGPAVGVVSVSQEDEVIIIAVSGMVIRVNASEISKVGRATVGVRVVNIKEDDKAQDFAIISERENE; encoded by the coding sequence ATGGAAGACGAAAAAGAAGTATCAACACTAACACTAAGCACCTCCTCTCGGCCGGATATAAGCGAAGCTATTAAAAATGGTGTTCGTGTTATTCGTGTAGAAGTTGAAGATCAGATGAAGGAAGCATATCTTGGATATGCGATGAGTGTGATTGTTGGTCGAGCCTTACCTGATATTCGTGATGGTTTAAAACCTGTTCATCGTAGAATTTTACACGCTATGAACGAAAGAGCTTGGAGGTCAGATCGTCCTTATGTAAAATCTGCTAAAATAGTGGGAGAGGTGATCGGTAATTATCATCCACACGGTGACTTTGCGGTTTATGATACTTTGGTTAGGATGGTTCAAGATTTTTCTTTACGAGTTCCACTCATTGACGGTCAAGGAAATTTTGGATCTATAGATGGAGATAACGCTGCCGCCTATCGTTACACAGAAGCAAAGCTTACAAAAGTTGCAGAAGAACTACTCAGAGACATTGATAAAGAAACTGTAAATTTCTCGCCAAATTTTGATGATACAAAACAACAACCCGATGTTTTACCGGCAAATTTTCCAAATCTTTTGGTGAATGGATCATCGGGGATTGCAGTAGGGATGGCTACGAATATCCCACCTCATAACTTAAAGGAATGTATTGCAGCAGTAGTTGAAGTAATCAAAAATCCAGAAATATCAATTAAAGAATTAATGAAAATAATTCCTGGCCCGGATTTTCCTACATCTGCGACTGTGATTGGTGGTGAAGGATTAATTTCTGCATATACTACCGGAAAAGGATCGATCAGAATTCGCTCAAAAGTTGACATTGAGCAAAAAGATAAAGGAAGAGAGTGTATTGTAATTACCGAAATTCCCTATCAGGTAAACAAGAAAAATTTACTTGAGAAGATCGGAGAATTAGTAAATGAAAAAACTATCGAAGGAATTTCTGAAATATTAGATTTATCAAATCGAAAAGGAATTCGTATAGAGATACTTATAAAAAAAGATGCAAATGCTCAAGTTATACTAAACCAATTATTTAAATTAACTCAACTTCAGGTTAGTTTTGGGATTATTATGCTTGCGATACTTAATAATAAACCTAAAATTTTTAATCTAAAAGAAATTCTTCTCGAATTCGCAAAGCATCGAAATGAAGTTGTAAGAAGAAGAACGACTTTTGATTTAAGAAAAGCAGAAGAACGTGCTCATATTTTAGAAGGGCTTAAAATAGCTCTTGATAATATTGATGAAGTAATTAAAACAATACGCTCTTCAAAAAATCCTCCCGAAGCAAAAGTATCCTTGATGGAGAAATTTCTTCTAACTGAAATTCAAACAGATGCTATTTTAGAAATGCGTTTGCAACGTTTAACTTCTTTAGAAGTTAAAAAAATCATTGATGAGTTGGAGCAAATTCGTGCATTAATTATAGATCTAAAAGATATTTTGGCTACACCAAAAAGAATAGATGATATAGTTTGCACTGAGCTTGGAGAAGTTAGTCAAAAATATGGAACAAACCGAAAAACAGAAATTAGTTTAGAGAGCGTAGAAAGTTCTTCCTTTGATGCGGAAGATTTAATTGCTGACGAAGAAGTTGTAATTCAATTATCACAAGATCAATTTATCAAGAGACTTCCTTTGGATACTTTTAAAAGGCAAAAGAGAGGTGGGAAGGGTGTGCAAGGAGCCGGAGGCTCTGCTAAAAGAGACGATGTAATAAAAATAATTAGAATTGCTTCAACCCATGAAACAGTTATGCTTTTCTCGAACAAAGGGCGTGCGTTTATAATGAAAGTTTTTGAATTGCCTATCGGTTCAAAAGAAGCAAGGGGAAAATCTTTGAAAGCAATATTGTCTTTAAATCAAGATGAAATCATTTCGTCTTTGTGTACATTTAAAGAATTCAATGAAGATTCACTTCTTATGGTTACAAGAAAAGGAATAATAAAAAAGTGTGCCTTAAAAGAATTTTCAAACGCAAAAAAATCCGGAATTATTGCAATCGGTCTTAGAAAAGACGATGGGCTCATTGATGTAAAATTAATTAAGCCTGAAGAAGATGTAGTTTTCGCAAGTAAAAACGGATTAGCATTAAGAACAAACCTTTCAAAATTGAGAAGTCAAGGAAGAACTGCTACTGGTGTTACAGGAATGCGTTTAGCTGAAAATGATATATTGGTTGGAGTTACAATTGTTGATGAAAAATCAGACTTACTTGTGATCACAGAAAATGGGTATGGAAAGAGAATGGACTATTCAGAATTTTCCGCAAAAGGTAGAGGCGGAAAAGGGATGACCTATTTGAAAATAACAGAAAAAAACGGGCCTGCAGTTGGGGTAGTTAGTGTGAGTCAAGAAGACGAAGTTATTATAATAGCTGTTTCTGGAATGGTGATTCGTGTAAATGCATCTGAAATCTCAAAAGTAGGTCGAGCAACTGTTGGGGTTAGAGTGGTTAATATCAAAGAAGACGATAAAGCTCAAGATTTTGCGATCATTTCCGAAAGAGAAAATGAGTGA
- the dusB gene encoding tRNA dihydrouridine synthase DusB, producing the protein MSEKKTIHVGNVKIQGDIILSPMAGFSDSPYRQITREFGSAFSFTEFVSTDGISRGSKKSIDLFRFQESERPIFFQIFGNKLDVITEAAKIIEDLNPDVIDLNMGCSVTKVAHKGSGAGLLKNPAYAGKIIESLSKNVKLPITAKIRLGWDHKSLNYKEVVTALEESGVKAISVHGRTKSMGYTGKADWNAIAEIKSFAKVPIFGNGDIQTYKEAKDRINETGVDAVLIGRAAIGNPWIFKGIEKSNLKFSEIREGIYRHLKLMLGFYGERQGLILFRKHVSKYLRGFFGIADLRDKLVTVTDLKDFYILLNEYDTDIVEPQKNFTNTKEVACTFS; encoded by the coding sequence ATGAGTGAAAAAAAAACTATTCACGTAGGGAATGTGAAAATTCAAGGAGATATAATTTTGTCTCCCATGGCGGGTTTTTCAGATAGTCCTTACAGGCAAATTACCAGAGAATTCGGATCGGCTTTTTCTTTTACTGAATTTGTAAGCACAGACGGGATCAGCAGAGGTTCAAAAAAATCAATAGACTTGTTTCGTTTTCAAGAAAGTGAACGACCAATATTTTTTCAAATATTTGGAAATAAATTAGATGTTATTACTGAAGCGGCAAAAATTATAGAAGATTTAAATCCTGATGTTATTGATTTGAATATGGGTTGCTCAGTAACAAAGGTTGCACACAAAGGTTCAGGTGCAGGGCTATTGAAGAATCCCGCGTATGCAGGAAAAATTATTGAGTCATTGTCTAAAAATGTAAAATTACCGATTACAGCAAAAATTCGATTAGGTTGGGATCACAAAAGTTTGAATTACAAAGAAGTTGTCACTGCCTTGGAAGAGTCAGGCGTGAAAGCAATTTCTGTCCACGGCAGAACAAAGTCAATGGGATATACAGGGAAGGCAGATTGGAATGCTATAGCTGAAATTAAATCATTTGCAAAAGTTCCTATTTTTGGTAACGGAGATATTCAGACATACAAAGAAGCCAAAGATCGTATAAATGAAACCGGAGTGGACGCAGTTCTTATTGGTAGAGCAGCTATTGGAAATCCGTGGATTTTTAAAGGAATTGAAAAATCTAACTTGAAATTTTCAGAAATTCGTGAAGGTATATACCGACATTTAAAACTGATGTTAGGATTTTACGGTGAAAGACAAGGTTTGATTTTATTTCGTAAACATGTATCAAAATACTTACGTGGTTTTTTTGGAATTGCAGATCTACGCGATAAATTAGTAACAGTAACTGATTTAAAAGATTTTTATATACTATTAAACGAATACGATACAGATATTGTAGAGCCTCAAAAAAATTTTACAAATACAAAAGAAGTAGCTTGCACTTTTTCTTAG
- a CDS encoding PilZ domain-containing protein has product MAGEKSIFNDSFKVFDPSKQKRKKARIRLDITGFYTLNGKGKPIDCKLIDLGTGGMTFQSPMSLYPGDRLEVEFKLSGKLISVPGEIVRTSGKDCVMKYKDLIPATEEVIQGYIHDSFFDDKSKKKPGA; this is encoded by the coding sequence ATGGCTGGAGAAAAGTCAATTTTTAATGATTCTTTTAAGGTATTTGATCCTTCAAAGCAAAAAAGAAAAAAAGCGAGGATTCGTCTTGATATCACAGGCTTTTATACTTTAAATGGAAAAGGAAAACCCATAGATTGTAAGTTGATCGATCTTGGAACAGGTGGGATGACTTTTCAGTCTCCTATGAGTTTATACCCCGGTGACAGATTAGAAGTTGAGTTCAAGTTATCAGGAAAATTGATCAGTGTTCCCGGGGAAATTGTAAGAACATCAGGAAAAGATTGTGTTATGAAATATAAGGATTTAATCCCTGCAACAGAAGAAGTGATTCAAGGCTATATACACGATTCTTTTTTTGATGACAAATCTAAGAAAAAGCCCGGTGCTTAA
- a CDS encoding suppressor of fused domain protein, which translates to MENLDTKIIYQETNPYSSLTAFLEDDNRTVYLYIQSEYNHQFGIKSLWIRNLIDAPKSRIPEDLKSGLAPVLIQDETFFPNAQPSIDKEDIHLIWTEEGDGVALFIKDELYAFLPSTSGINGFHGYSKEAKEKALTASPLGNSENGPIPELINQSRNFWEYRSNKSSWKEIQEKRIQFLENRLGKHTGYWSADGGKYPPLAITKFSPKDYDQIILYSTIGMSAQNMPQVDLYHKDYLNYSRIEIIFAYRFTDSPERADTWVPHLIGELIKFPWNTIKWFGHGHTIEIPKRDPDSLYLNFTTLVIINPNQFKFLNSPPDINGLISENKKQVTFLYLLPITEEEAYTIREKGINSFVEKLHWFHNSERESFI; encoded by the coding sequence ATGGAAAATTTAGATACTAAAATAATTTATCAAGAAACAAATCCTTATTCTTCCTTAACTGCATTTTTAGAAGATGACAATAGAACAGTCTATCTTTATATTCAGTCTGAATACAATCACCAATTTGGAATTAAATCTTTATGGATTAGAAATTTAATAGATGCCCCGAAATCCAGAATTCCGGAGGATTTAAAATCGGGTTTAGCTCCTGTGTTAATTCAAGATGAAACTTTTTTTCCAAACGCACAACCTTCTATTGACAAAGAAGATATTCATCTGATTTGGACTGAAGAAGGTGACGGAGTCGCACTGTTTATTAAAGACGAGCTTTACGCATTTTTACCTTCGACTTCCGGCATAAATGGTTTTCACGGCTATTCCAAAGAAGCAAAAGAAAAAGCATTGACCGCAAGTCCTCTCGGCAATTCAGAAAATGGTCCTATCCCTGAATTAATAAATCAATCCAGAAACTTTTGGGAATATAGATCGAATAAATCTTCATGGAAAGAAATTCAAGAAAAAAGAATTCAGTTTCTAGAAAACAGACTCGGGAAACATACCGGCTACTGGTCTGCTGATGGAGGAAAATATCCACCTCTTGCAATCACAAAATTTTCACCCAAAGACTATGATCAAATTATTCTATATTCTACAATTGGGATGAGCGCACAAAACATGCCTCAAGTAGATTTGTACCATAAAGATTATTTGAATTACTCAAGAATAGAAATTATTTTTGCTTATCGGTTCACAGACTCTCCTGAAAGAGCAGACACTTGGGTGCCTCACTTAATCGGAGAGCTGATAAAGTTTCCTTGGAATACAATTAAGTGGTTTGGACACGGACACACTATTGAAATTCCAAAACGTGACCCTGATTCTCTATATTTAAACTTTACTACTTTAGTTATTATAAACCCAAATCAATTCAAGTTTTTAAATAGTCCGCCTGACATAAATGGATTGATTTCAGAAAATAAAAAACAAGTTACTTTTCTTTACTTGCTTCCAATTACCGAAGAAGAAGCTTATACGATCCGAGAAAAAGGAATTAATTCTTTTGTTGAGAAATTACATTGGTTTCATAATTCCGAAAGAGAATCATTTATCTAG
- a CDS encoding Kef family K(+) transporter codes for MPHEITLITTIAGCFILALVFGFIAAKLKFPTIIGYLIAGIIAGPATPGFVADAELSGQLSEIGIILLMFGVGLHFSLNDLLSVRKIALPGAIVQIAVATLMGMTLAKTWGWSYGEGFVFGITLSTASTVVLLKALEERGLLETINGRIAVGWLIVEDLAMVLVLVILPPLSGWLGGYSAPVQSSESIWVTLGITFGKVSVFIFLMIFLGRRIFPWLLWKVAQTGSRELFTLCVITAAVGIAYVSSVLFGVSFALGAFFAGMVLQESDLSFRAAEESLPLRDAFAVLFFVSVGMLFQPEIVIQKPLQVISVVLIIIFGKSVAAFLLVLLFRYPLNTALTVSASLAQIGEFSFILAVLGASLNLLSIEGHSLILSGSIISISLNSLLFKTIEPIQKWVRTKSNLANLLERSDDPLAELPMSFTPAHLTGHIVLVGYGRVGKRIGERLIQSNIRFVAADENRDIVESLRSRGLPAVFGDSSEPSVLIQAHIVRAKTLVVAIPDTFKIRKILEIAKTLNPTIEIIYRIQTEEEAELLKKETHGKIFIEEAELADSMFEYIEQKYSVKKK; via the coding sequence ATGCCACACGAAATAACTTTAATTACTACTATTGCAGGGTGTTTTATATTAGCTTTAGTTTTTGGATTTATTGCAGCAAAGCTAAAATTTCCCACAATTATCGGTTACTTAATCGCAGGAATCATTGCAGGGCCGGCAACTCCAGGATTTGTAGCTGATGCTGAGTTATCCGGTCAATTATCAGAAATCGGTATCATTCTTTTGATGTTCGGTGTGGGTCTCCATTTCTCGTTAAATGATTTATTGTCAGTTCGAAAAATTGCGCTACCCGGAGCCATTGTTCAAATCGCAGTTGCTACTTTGATGGGAATGACACTCGCAAAAACATGGGGATGGAGCTACGGAGAAGGATTTGTATTTGGGATTACTTTATCTACTGCAAGCACTGTTGTTCTTTTAAAAGCATTAGAAGAGAGAGGCTTACTCGAAACAATCAATGGTAGGATTGCTGTGGGTTGGTTGATTGTAGAAGATCTGGCAATGGTTTTAGTTTTAGTAATACTGCCTCCCTTATCCGGTTGGCTGGGTGGATATTCGGCACCGGTTCAAAGTTCTGAATCTATTTGGGTAACACTTGGAATCACATTTGGTAAGGTAAGCGTTTTTATATTTTTGATGATTTTTCTTGGGAGGCGTATTTTTCCATGGCTACTATGGAAAGTAGCGCAAACTGGATCCAGAGAATTGTTTACGTTATGTGTCATCACGGCAGCAGTTGGAATAGCTTACGTATCTTCGGTACTTTTTGGTGTTTCATTTGCGTTAGGCGCATTCTTTGCCGGAATGGTTTTGCAAGAATCTGATTTAAGTTTTCGAGCAGCAGAAGAATCCCTACCTTTAAGGGATGCTTTTGCAGTATTGTTTTTCGTATCTGTAGGAATGCTTTTTCAACCTGAGATAGTTATTCAAAAACCCTTACAAGTAATTTCGGTCGTGCTTATAATTATTTTTGGTAAATCGGTGGCTGCATTTTTATTAGTATTGCTTTTTCGTTATCCATTAAATACAGCTTTAACAGTTTCTGCAAGCCTCGCTCAAATCGGAGAATTCTCGTTTATCTTGGCAGTTCTTGGTGCTTCTTTAAATTTATTGTCCATCGAAGGACATAGTTTGATTTTATCCGGATCAATAATTTCTATTTCTTTAAACTCTTTATTATTTAAAACTATCGAGCCGATTCAAAAATGGGTGCGAACAAAATCCAATTTGGCAAATCTTTTGGAAAGAAGTGATGATCCTTTAGCTGAATTACCAATGAGTTTTACGCCTGCACATTTAACAGGTCATATAGTTCTTGTAGGATACGGAAGAGTCGGAAAAAGAATTGGAGAAAGATTAATCCAGTCCAATATTCGCTTTGTAGCTGCAGATGAAAATAGGGATATAGTTGAAAGTTTACGAAGTCGTGGATTGCCAGCAGTTTTTGGCGACAGCTCGGAGCCCTCAGTTTTGATTCAAGCGCATATTGTTCGTGCAAAAACTTTAGTAGTGGCAATTCCTGATACATTCAAAATCAGAAAAATTTTAGAAATCGCAAAAACTCTAAACCCAACTATTGAAATCATATATAGAATTCAAACTGAGGAAGAAGCAGAGCTTTTGAAAAAAGAAACCCACGGAAAAATTTTCATTGAGGAAGCAGAACTTGCAGACAGTATGTTTGAATACATCGAACAGAAATATTCAGTTAAGAAAAAATAG
- a CDS encoding tetratricopeptide repeat protein, with amino-acid sequence MKKKLLTLAIILFFVFCKEKYNPNSAGIQKSEINQKINEFMVKAEKTTDDNEKAAFWGEASELLCEKGDFKKALQVARDAKRLNPTNKKALTSIAENYLYERKFSEAEIVLQEVLGRDAGYDRANYLIGNVYLFKNKLPQAEKYFQKAIDSNPTHLTAQINLAVVFDRKGNSLEAIKILDRAIEKNPTMAEPYKNAGILSEKSGKKAEAKKYYEKYLELNPYGDDVEAVKLWLKNLA; translated from the coding sequence ATGAAAAAAAAATTATTAACACTTGCGATTATACTTTTCTTTGTGTTTTGCAAAGAAAAGTATAATCCGAATTCTGCAGGAATTCAAAAATCTGAAATTAACCAGAAAATTAATGAATTTATGGTAAAAGCAGAGAAGACAACGGATGATAATGAGAAGGCTGCGTTTTGGGGTGAAGCCTCTGAATTGCTATGCGAAAAAGGAGACTTTAAAAAGGCTCTTCAGGTTGCAAGGGATGCAAAACGACTAAACCCTACGAATAAAAAAGCACTTACATCTATCGCCGAAAATTATTTGTATGAAAGAAAATTTAGCGAAGCTGAAATTGTATTGCAAGAAGTTCTTGGAAGAGATGCAGGTTATGACAGAGCTAATTATTTGATTGGGAATGTCTATCTTTTTAAAAATAAATTACCGCAAGCAGAAAAGTATTTCCAAAAAGCGATTGATTCAAACCCAACCCATTTAACAGCACAAATAAATTTGGCTGTTGTATTTGATAGAAAAGGAAATTCTTTGGAAGCAATTAAAATTTTAGATAGAGCAATTGAAAAAAATCCAACAATGGCAGAGCCGTATAAAAATGCAGGAATTCTTTCCGAGAAGTCCGGAAAAAAAGCAGAAGCGAAAAAGTACTATGAGAAGTATTTAGAATTAAATCCTTATGGGGACGATGTGGAGGCAGTCAAACTTTGGCTGAAAAATTTAGCATGA
- a CDS encoding tetratricopeptide repeat protein: MKKLIISIIGICLVVSSNVYSVTAGVTVVKTHDSGLDQEKISNSLQTELQKQKGVTIRDRDAFQVAWEQVTQCKAGIVKCDDNNAEMKMLNILVFGDIHKHTDGYIFNLRAVSQKTYSVLYSGSITGKNPDNLVVDLASELNDKFKAIASSETSFEDQEKQGEGGFRIAIYKIKASNEAAQKIPIGNILDSVLTTAFKNKGKFQIVENSRIADIMNEKRLAMSGLVETNAPLFEARGITHYLAGSLKVYNNDRVLSYQIINVKTGLPIVTSMIEWEDEKQLAAAMEEVASKTNEEVFHVNGKLTVEACEPDGVSIFIENKEQGSRLDEIGLCPKTIEDMPKGKYTLVFKHEDRDTMSQEIEIKAMETTKVPLIKMPPIDMSAFQNGGSLEGQGKYQEAIASYQEFYKRYPRHRMSGYAMYREGFITQIYLKNFEKGRKILEDVIKRRPDYEILTEAYTGIAFGYQAAGNSEKSKEIFKMIIEQYPGTSAADAARTCLDTGCRL; this comes from the coding sequence ATGAAAAAACTGATAATTAGTATAATTGGAATTTGTTTAGTGGTTTCGTCTAACGTATATTCTGTAACAGCAGGAGTTACGGTAGTAAAGACTCATGACTCTGGTTTAGATCAAGAAAAAATCTCTAACTCTTTGCAAACAGAGCTGCAAAAACAAAAAGGCGTAACGATTCGAGATAGAGATGCTTTTCAAGTTGCATGGGAGCAAGTCACTCAATGCAAGGCAGGGATAGTAAAGTGTGACGATAACAACGCCGAAATGAAAATGTTGAATATACTTGTATTTGGGGATATTCACAAACATACCGATGGTTACATATTCAATCTTCGAGCTGTTAGCCAAAAAACTTATTCAGTTCTGTACTCAGGAAGTATCACTGGGAAAAACCCGGATAACCTTGTGGTGGACTTAGCGTCTGAGTTGAATGATAAATTCAAAGCAATTGCATCCAGTGAAACTTCGTTTGAAGATCAAGAGAAACAGGGAGAGGGTGGTTTTAGGATTGCTATTTATAAAATCAAGGCATCCAATGAGGCAGCGCAAAAAATTCCAATAGGAAATATACTCGATTCAGTGCTCACAACCGCATTCAAAAATAAAGGTAAATTTCAAATCGTAGAAAATTCACGTATTGCAGATATCATGAATGAGAAGAGGCTTGCGATGAGCGGGCTTGTAGAAACTAACGCACCACTTTTTGAAGCGAGAGGAATAACTCATTATCTTGCCGGCTCTTTAAAAGTTTACAATAACGATCGAGTTCTTAGCTACCAAATTATAAATGTAAAAACCGGTCTTCCAATTGTGACTTCAATGATAGAATGGGAAGACGAGAAACAACTTGCTGCTGCAATGGAAGAGGTTGCTTCAAAAACAAATGAAGAAGTTTTTCACGTAAACGGAAAATTAACAGTGGAAGCTTGCGAACCCGATGGGGTTTCTATTTTTATCGAAAACAAGGAGCAAGGTTCGAGACTTGATGAGATTGGATTATGTCCTAAAACAATCGAAGACATGCCAAAAGGAAAATACACTCTTGTATTTAAACACGAAGATAGAGACACTATGAGCCAAGAAATTGAGATCAAGGCTATGGAGACGACCAAAGTTCCATTGATAAAAATGCCTCCAATAGATATGAGTGCTTTTCAAAATGGTGGATCATTAGAAGGGCAGGGAAAATATCAGGAAGCTATTGCAAGCTATCAAGAATTTTATAAGCGTTACCCAAGACATAGAATGAGTGGGTATGCAATGTATCGGGAAGGGTTTATTACTCAGATTTATTTAAAGAACTTTGAAAAAGGCAGAAAAATTCTTGAGGATGTGATAAAAAGAAGACCTGATTATGAAATTCTAACCGAAGCATACACAGGAATTGCATTTGGTTATCAGGCTGCAGGAAATAGTGAAAAGAGTAAAGAAATTTTCAAGATGATTATTGAGCAGTATCCAGGAACATCTGCGGCTGATGCTGCAAGAACATGTTTGGATACGGGGTGCAGACTTTGA
- a CDS encoding MBOAT family protein, which translates to MLFATLEYLIFFIVVFIFHWYIFPAIIQNDENRRKSVHIFLLIASYFFYMSWDYRFGALILFSTFIDYYLAILIEETNSHRQRLTYLIISLFLNLVCVLGFFKYYNFLVSSLGDFLSIFGMENFLPVLKITLPVGVSFFTFQSLSYTIDVYRKIIPSERSFIRFALFVSFFPQLVAGPIVMAKQFLPQLFNKVSLDEIPFRKSIRFFLLGYFKKVILSDNVSPICDLIFANPENYGTYALWLASFLFCVQIYCDFSGYTDMAYSSALLLGYELPENFKMPFLSKSFTEYWRRWHISLSTWLRDYVYISLGGSKRGYISHKFNIWFTMFVGGVWHGANWTFVIWGSIQGFLLLIESLLKDFRQKYIHFDYSGLRPYMDVFRILLTVFLTATFGTCFRAESLTKEWIMISKMFTFHDGGLRPYMLKTGIPAILSVIIGHYLGYLFFEKNINLKIPKFLEYASYPFIILIFLLLTPDKKIPFIYFQF; encoded by the coding sequence TTGCTATTTGCTACATTAGAATACCTCATTTTTTTTATCGTCGTTTTTATATTTCACTGGTATATATTTCCTGCAATCATTCAAAACGATGAGAATCGAAGAAAATCAGTTCATATTTTTCTTTTGATAGCCAGCTATTTTTTTTATATGAGTTGGGATTATAGATTTGGAGCTTTAATTTTATTTTCAACCTTCATAGACTATTACCTCGCAATTTTAATCGAAGAAACAAATAGCCATCGCCAAAGACTAACCTATTTAATTATCAGTTTATTTTTAAATTTGGTGTGTGTTCTTGGATTTTTCAAATACTATAATTTTCTTGTTTCATCGCTCGGAGATTTTCTTTCTATTTTTGGAATGGAAAATTTTTTACCTGTTTTAAAAATTACTCTTCCGGTGGGAGTTTCATTTTTTACTTTTCAATCTTTAAGCTATACAATTGACGTTTATAGAAAGATTATTCCGAGTGAAAGAAGTTTTATTCGATTTGCTTTGTTCGTTTCTTTTTTCCCTCAATTAGTTGCAGGTCCTATTGTTATGGCAAAACAATTTCTCCCACAACTGTTCAATAAAGTTTCTCTTGATGAAATTCCTTTTCGCAAATCTATAAGATTTTTTCTATTGGGGTATTTTAAAAAAGTTATCTTGTCGGATAACGTATCGCCGATTTGTGATTTGATTTTTGCTAATCCTGAAAATTACGGCACTTACGCTCTTTGGCTTGCCAGTTTTCTTTTTTGTGTTCAAATCTATTGCGACTTTAGTGGATATACCGACATGGCGTATTCGTCTGCTCTGCTTCTTGGGTACGAGCTTCCAGAAAATTTTAAAATGCCTTTCTTATCTAAAAGTTTTACTGAGTATTGGAGAAGATGGCACATTTCTCTTTCTACTTGGCTTCGTGATTATGTTTACATCTCTCTTGGTGGAAGTAAAAGAGGCTATATCTCTCATAAGTTTAATATTTGGTTTACCATGTTTGTGGGTGGTGTTTGGCACGGAGCAAACTGGACTTTTGTAATTTGGGGAAGCATACAGGGATTTCTACTGTTAATAGAAAGTCTGTTAAAAGATTTCCGACAAAAATATATTCATTTTGATTACTCGGGCTTACGTCCGTATATGGATGTTTTCCGAATTCTTTTAACTGTTTTTCTTACGGCTACTTTTGGAACTTGTTTCAGGGCAGAATCCTTGACCAAAGAATGGATTATGATTTCTAAAATGTTTACTTTTCACGATGGAGGACTTCGACCCTATATGCTAAAGACAGGAATTCCTGCGATACTAAGCGTAATCATCGGTCACTATCTTGGCTATCTTTTCTTTGAAAAAAATATAAATCTTAAAATACCGAAATTCTTAGAGTACGCAAGCTACCCTTTTATCATTTTAATTTTTCTTTTACTAACACCTGATAAAAAAATACCTTTTATCTATTTCCAATTCTAA